AGCAACCTGGCTCCATTACTTATTAGTTGtgagatcttggacaagttactggATCTTTATAAACTAcaggggtttttgttgttgttgttgaattagTAAAATAAAGTTGGCAGGATAAAAATGAGAGTCCATGTAAAGCTCATAGCACAGTGTATATAACCTAGTAAAGTTCTAGTGCTTTACTAGTGCATAATAGTACAATTCATGAATGTTAGATGAATAAGTATCCAAATCACCCTCAAAATGCCAGCTCCTTGAGGACGTAGTGATATATGCTGTTAGGATACTCTCTACATACATAAAAGTAGAGAAAAGGTTATAACCCCTACACAGCTACTCATCTTCAACAATTATGTGTACTATGGTTGCCTCTAAATTAAAATCTATGAGTATGTAGGTAGACTGGgaagtaattttcaaaaatgaaaatagttgtgTTAAGGCATTGggattatgggtttttttaaacCTTCAAACCTGTTTATGGTAAGATATGTATACATCTAATATATTTAGcatgtgtttcatttttaaagaagaatatgaaaaaataaagtcgAGATCTGGGTCCTtgtatatctttgtattttttacagTTTCTTACGCAGAGAAGGAACTCAAAGTTTATGTTTTAATTGCATGGAGTTcaaggtaaatttttttttttttattttgaggagggaaaTTTTGGTTCAAGTGGATATTGATCCtgtctttttggtttcctttgtagGATTTTAAGCTTGACTTTGGCAATTCCCAAGGCAAAACAAGTGAAACTTGGCATGGAGGTATAGCCACCATTTTTCAAAGTCCTGGCGATGAAGTATGGGGAGTAGtatggaaaatgaacaaaagcaatTTAAGTTCTCTGGATGAGTAGGTGGCTTCTAATTATAAGTTAAATAATAACTAATTCAGAAAGTGGATCATACGCAaagatgtgtatatgtgtattggTTTTTCAAACCATATACTATATTCTTTATACTTTAGGGTTAATATAAAGGTATATTATGCATTTCCTAAAAAGaaaagctaggggtgcctggctggctcagcccatAGAGtgtgcaattctttttttttttcaacgtttatttttgggacagagagagacagagcatgaacgggggaggggcagagagggagggagacacagaatcggaaacaggctccaggctccaagccatcagcccagagcctgacgcggggctcgaactcacggaccgcgagatcgtgacctggctgaagtcggacgcttaaccgactgcgccacccaggcgcccctagagtgtgcaattcttgatctcagtattgtgagttaaagccccatgttgggcatagagcttacattaattaaaaaaaaaaaaaaaaaaaaaggcctagaagggtcactcttctcttttcttttcttttcttttcttttcttttcttttttttaacgtgtatttatttttgagacagagagagagcatgaacaggggagggtcagagagagagggagacacagaatctgaaacaggctccaggctctgagctgtcagcacagagccggatgcggggctcaaacccacagaccgtgagatcatgacctgagccgaagtcagacacttaaccgactgagccacccaggcacccctactcttttctttttaagtagggttgatgcccagcatagagcccaatggggggcttgaactcacaaccctgagatcaagacctgagctaagatcaacaagagttgaacatttaactaactgagccatccaggcgcccaggGGTCACACGTTCTGATTAAGATTTGGGGAGGATGTTTATAATCTCTTCTGCAAAAAATGGAAGcccttatttttgttctttttatcttttataaaaaaaaaaaaatctctttgcaaTTTCGTATTGTGAAAAGTCACAAAGATGTTTGTAAttattgcattttcttaattGGTTTCAAAGCAGTTCAATTTTTATTagagtcagtttttaaaaaacaattctttaagGTAGCAGTTGAATcagtaaaaaagtaataataatttgcAAAAACTTTGATAACCTATCAGAAATGCCTTGATACGTTTTATACCTAGGACTCAAGAGTTGTATGGTAGAGCATGTATACAAAGAAAGCTGGCAGAATAGGGTAGGACTTGATAAGAACAGATTATCTGACATGCTTCATACTTTATGTCACTGGTGAATGAGAGTGAAccattctctctacttttctctgGGTGGATATTCTCTTGCTTAGTAGCCTAGAGAACAATGTTGAGGGGTACAAAGATTGAAATAACTACATTCaagcatgttttccaatagaATAAATAGAGATCTGTTAGAAGTATACCAAGTAATAGTAAGGCTGAGGCTTTCTAATTGGAATGCTAAGTTTACTTTTGATGTGgtaattttataatatgttcTACTATATTCCCAAATACATAGGGAGGACATATATCCatatacagttaatttttttttttttaacgtttatttatttttgggacagagagagacagagcatgaacgggggaggggcagagagagagggagacacagaatcagaagcaggctccaggctctgagccatcagcccagagcccgacgcggggctcgaactcacgagccgtgagatcgtgacctgaggtgaagtcggacgctcaaccgactgagccacccaggcgccccaacagttaaatttttaattcagtaAACTAACTTGGCTAAGTCATGTATGTTAAAATTTGGCTGTTCTGGTTTCAGGCAAGAAGGAGTTAAAAGTGGAACATATGTCCCAATAGAAGTTAATGTTTATactcaagaaggaaaagaaataacttGTCGAAGTTATCAGATGAAAAATTATGAGAGTGCTCCCCCATCTCCCCAGTATAAAAAGGTAAGCTACTTAGAAAGACTTTTGACGATTGCTCTTTAATTTTCACTGAGCTAAGCTAAAAAATATCTTGTTTTAATAAGGCTTTGTGTGTGTTAAATTCTACATGAACACTTCATTttaatcaaaatgtttttaatgcaaaTATGATATTTACCTAACATGCAAATGCAAATCGAAAGTGTTCAGATTTATTTGTAACGATAGAACCATGTTcctaacatgtatttatttttaaaaacttttagaaatataCATGAGCCATAATTCTAgacatgtattttctttcctaaagtaGAAAATAGCACATATATGCAAATTTTTGGTAGATTTATTCTATACATAGGcttttgtaatcatttttttcttccacaaaccAGTATTTCATAGCACcgagatttatttttatggagaaaaaaatatatttcctactACTGAAATGTTTCCATCCCTGGATGGAGGGAAAAAAGTCACACTGTCTTTCAAAATCAGAGAAACCACTCCCACAAGCATAGAAAAAGAATGTGGGATAGAAACCCCACCATCCCTTTTTAGAAACCCAAACTTAGGTACTATTGGAAGGCCTAATCAGGACATAGCACCTGGAGTGGATGACCCAGTTCCTGGGCCTAATCTGGAATTGTCTAGAGTTAGCCTGCTATGGATCTGGGAAGTACGACTGAACATAGTTGCTATTTATTCCCTCATGTGTAATTTAGAGGTAGAGTAGGCTCTAGGATTAAACTAAAACTGCTCCCTATaagccataaattaaaaaaacattttttttaatgtttatttatttttttttcaacgttttttatttatttttgggacagagagagacagagcatgaatgggggaggggcaga
This DNA window, taken from Neofelis nebulosa isolate mNeoNeb1 chromosome 4, mNeoNeb1.pri, whole genome shotgun sequence, encodes the following:
- the GGCT gene encoding gamma-glutamylcyclotransferase, with the protein product MANSGCEDLRGQEGESFLYFAYGSNLLTERIHLRNPSAVFCCVARLQDFKLDFGNSQGKTSETWHGGIATIFQSPGDEVWGVVWKMNKSNLSSLDEQEGVKSGTYVPIEVNVYTQEGKEITCRSYQMKNYESAPPSPQYKKVICLGAKENGLPLEYQKKLNAIEPNDYKGEVSEEIEDIIKKGETKTH